In Phycisphaerae bacterium, a single window of DNA contains:
- a CDS encoding immunoglobulin domain-containing protein, which yields MKQHLSYPTALFCSWFLVTSVFGQWSSVAPGIDYREYSITMSDGKPNKLFVARMDRSNQSCIIDSTIAMGQLRTGRETVPGMATRYDDTINYWGESWGQRSDVVVAINGDGYTSSPGPTNGQIISGWQAWRWPEYSGGSGFCYKLDRTCFLGGNVRNGNVPGFYYQFIFFANGGNAVPTSVNKVRAGDNELIVYTPQFAEHTYTDNSGTEVLIEMTRPLVCLPVGGPNYVYGTIKQIRPNAGSTPIPFDHIVLSGTGSYATVLQSNCVAGEQIRFQFEIHDYGTSGQVPTGPSDWTKAYASVGCFAYVVKNGIVPVDDWASNSGAWIRNPRTSVAFNDNYIYFVVCDGRSAQSVGMTYPELGNWLVSNLGAQWATNQDGGGSSTMWVNGQVKNVPSDGSPRAVANGLTMVVVQPKVQSTTFSVAQLVTTNTSSNVRLGPGTNYGILATVAGGTQGQIAPHSLNGVQAKGYYWWKVNFGGSTVGWVAENLLIGGGIAPTITVQPVPQTVPVGGTAAFTVVASGDQPLSYRWQKNGVNLSNGGHYSGVTTTTLTVSSADINDVASYRCVVSNSYGTATSDEALLTLTGQPTITQQPIPQNVCTGGTAVFTIEASGQGTLTYRWQKNDVNLSDGGHYSGSTTPTLTISNADSSDVGSYRCLVTNAAGTTNSNQAPLMIDAIVALVGVGGTDSTITGVSADGTVVAGNNSNGGFIWSVAHGVVGLGTGTSTAGVATKNGNVVVGGLNAGNASRWDGNTAGSGAWTALPLVGGTAAWTPLCTSAQDGSPGNVWVGGNSGSTTGTRQAVRYKESTNSTTALALPPNGNKDAYIYGISDIGSYAGRYQFGNVSPSGSRQAMGGATLTALWPLIGSPSTSNEGVANTISRDGTKAGGWSQSASFSRQGTIWTIANPTVPFAVPFIGTNDYGEVQALNSDGSVAAGYAQTLAIPGSKHAIIWDATNGTRDLATWLTTRYGLDLNGWTLTDVKGISGDGKVIAGNGTYNGLVRAWVALLGVPGQPPTITQHPTPQIVCAGADAAFAVAASGLGTLNYQWQKNGADLSDGGHYSGATTPTLSISGADAGDAAGYRCVVSAGCASAISNAAVLTVRPSTTITQQPTARNTCMGLTVEFAVAATGDGAISYRWQKDGVNLNDGGHYSGTTTATLIISDADAGDEAGYRCVVTAGCGTATSDEAVLTLVAKVAPDLDQDCDVDADDFDLFATCASGPGIIHNGLPLCQMADFDDDNDVDQPDFAVFQRCLRGPGTPADPNCAN from the coding sequence GAGCTCCGTGGCTCCCGGTATCGACTATCGGGAGTACTCGATCACCATGTCCGACGGGAAACCGAACAAACTGTTTGTGGCCCGGATGGACCGGAGTAATCAAAGCTGCATCATTGACAGCACCATTGCGATGGGGCAACTGCGTACCGGCCGCGAAACCGTGCCGGGCATGGCGACCCGCTATGACGACACCATCAACTACTGGGGCGAATCGTGGGGGCAACGATCGGACGTGGTGGTGGCGATCAACGGAGATGGGTACACCTCCTCTCCAGGACCGACCAACGGTCAGATCATCTCGGGCTGGCAGGCCTGGAGGTGGCCTGAGTATTCCGGGGGCAGCGGCTTCTGCTACAAGCTGGATCGAACCTGCTTCCTCGGCGGGAACGTCCGAAACGGGAACGTCCCCGGCTTCTATTATCAGTTCATCTTCTTCGCCAACGGCGGCAATGCGGTTCCGACCAGCGTCAACAAGGTTCGGGCCGGTGACAACGAACTGATCGTCTATACCCCGCAGTTTGCCGAGCATACCTACACCGACAACTCCGGCACCGAAGTGCTGATCGAGATGACGCGGCCGCTCGTCTGCCTGCCCGTGGGCGGGCCGAACTACGTTTACGGGACGATCAAACAGATCCGCCCGAATGCCGGATCAACACCGATTCCCTTTGACCACATCGTGCTCTCCGGCACAGGATCCTATGCGACCGTTCTTCAGAGCAACTGCGTCGCAGGTGAACAGATCAGGTTCCAGTTTGAGATCCACGACTACGGCACAAGTGGGCAGGTGCCGACAGGCCCGTCTGATTGGACGAAGGCTTACGCCTCGGTCGGGTGCTTCGCGTATGTGGTGAAGAACGGCATCGTGCCCGTCGACGACTGGGCAAGCAACAGCGGCGCCTGGATCCGCAACCCTCGCACGTCTGTGGCATTTAATGATAACTACATCTACTTCGTCGTCTGCGACGGACGCTCCGCCCAGAGCGTGGGCATGACCTATCCGGAACTGGGCAACTGGCTGGTCAGCAATCTCGGCGCCCAGTGGGCCACCAACCAGGACGGCGGCGGCTCATCGACGATGTGGGTAAACGGACAGGTGAAGAATGTGCCTTCCGACGGTTCACCGCGAGCCGTCGCTAACGGCCTGACGATGGTCGTTGTGCAGCCTAAGGTCCAATCCACGACCTTCTCCGTCGCCCAACTGGTGACCACGAACACCAGCTCGAACGTTCGGCTCGGACCGGGCACCAACTACGGCATTCTGGCCACCGTGGCCGGAGGCACGCAGGGTCAGATCGCCCCGCACTCGCTGAACGGCGTGCAGGCCAAGGGCTACTACTGGTGGAAGGTGAATTTCGGCGGCAGCACCGTCGGCTGGGTCGCCGAGAACCTGCTCATCGGGGGAGGAATCGCCCCAACGATCACCGTTCAGCCAGTGCCGCAAACGGTTCCCGTCGGCGGAACGGCAGCGTTCACAGTGGTCGCCTCGGGCGACCAACCGCTTTCCTACCGGTGGCAGAAGAACGGCGTCAACCTATCCAACGGCGGGCACTACTCAGGCGTTACCACGACGACGCTGACCGTATCGAGCGCCGATATCAACGACGTGGCGAGCTACCGTTGCGTGGTGAGCAATTCTTACGGCACGGCGACGTCCGACGAAGCCTTACTGACCCTCACCGGCCAGCCGACAATCACGCAGCAGCCGATCCCCCAAAACGTCTGCACCGGTGGGACGGCCGTCTTTACCATCGAGGCATCCGGCCAGGGTACGCTGACTTACCGATGGCAGAAGAACGACGTCAACCTGTCCGACGGCGGTCATTACTCCGGCTCGACCACGCCGACGTTGACCATTTCGAACGCCGACAGCAGCGACGTCGGCAGCTATCGGTGCCTGGTGACCAACGCGGCCGGCACTACCAACTCCAATCAGGCGCCGCTGATGATCGATGCCATTGTCGCCCTTGTCGGCGTGGGCGGCACAGACAGTACCATTACCGGCGTCAGCGCCGATGGCACCGTCGTGGCAGGTAACAACTCAAACGGCGGGTTCATCTGGTCCGTCGCCCACGGTGTCGTGGGTCTTGGAACTGGAACATCGACGGCGGGCGTCGCCACCAAGAACGGCAACGTGGTCGTCGGCGGGCTCAACGCCGGTAATGCCTCGCGGTGGGACGGCAACACGGCCGGGAGCGGAGCCTGGACCGCGTTGCCGCTTGTGGGGGGCACAGCGGCTTGGACACCCCTGTGCACGTCGGCCCAGGACGGCTCGCCGGGCAACGTCTGGGTTGGGGGCAACTCCGGATCCACCACCGGCACCAGGCAGGCGGTCCGCTACAAGGAAAGCACCAACAGCACGACGGCGCTCGCCCTGCCGCCCAACGGTAACAAGGACGCCTACATCTACGGGATCTCGGATATCGGCAGTTATGCCGGTCGATACCAATTCGGCAACGTCTCGCCAAGCGGTTCGCGTCAGGCGATGGGCGGCGCGACGCTGACCGCTCTTTGGCCGCTCATCGGCTCGCCCAGCACGAGCAACGAGGGTGTCGCAAATACCATCTCGCGGGACGGCACCAAAGCCGGCGGCTGGAGCCAATCCGCCAGCTTTTCAAGACAGGGAACCATCTGGACGATCGCCAACCCCACCGTGCCGTTTGCGGTCCCGTTCATCGGAACAAATGATTACGGCGAGGTGCAGGCGCTCAACAGTGACGGATCGGTTGCTGCCGGATATGCCCAAACATTGGCCATTCCAGGGTCCAAACACGCCATCATCTGGGACGCGACCAACGGTACGCGAGATCTGGCGACCTGGTTGACTACGCGGTACGGTCTAGACCTGAACGGCTGGACGCTAACCGACGTCAAGGGCATCTCCGGCGACGGCAAGGTAATAGCGGGCAATGGAACGTATAACGGTCTCGTTCGGGCGTGGGTGGCGCTGCTCGGCGTGCCGGGCCAACCGCCGACCATCACCCAGCATCCAACGCCGCAGATTGTCTGTGCGGGTGCTGATGCGGCGTTCGCCGTTGCCGCCTCCGGCTTGGGCACGCTGAACTATCAGTGGCAAAAGAACGGGGCAGACCTGAGCGACGGCGGGCATTATTCCGGCGCAACAACTCCGACGCTGAGCATTTCCGGGGCGGACGCCGGTGACGCGGCCGGCTATCGCTGCGTGGTGTCGGCGGGTTGCGCCAGCGCGATCTCAAACGCCGCGGTCCTCACCGTCAGGCCGTCCACAACGATCACCCAGCAACCAACCGCCAGGAACACGTGCATGGGCCTCACCGTTGAATTCGCCGTTGCGGCAACCGGCGATGGTGCGATATCCTATCGATGGCAAAAGGATGGCGTCAACCTGAATGACGGTGGACATTACTCCGGCACGACGACGGCGACCCTGATAATCTCCGACGCGGACGCCGGTGACGAGGCCGGCTACCGGTGCGTGGTCACGGCCGGCTGCGGAACGGCGACCTCTGACGAGGCGGTCCTGACCCTGGTCGCCAAGGTCGCGCCCGACCTTGACCAAGACTGCGACGTGGACGCTGACGATTTCGACCTGTTTGCCACGTGCGCCTCCGGGCCGGGCATCATTCACAATGGCTTGCCGCTGTGCCAGATGGCCGACTTTGACGACGACAACGACGTCGATCAGCCGGACTTCGCCGTCTTTCAACGATGCCTCAGAGGCCCGGGCACCCCGGCCGATCCGAATTGCGCGAACTGA